The Bos taurus isolate L1 Dominette 01449 registration number 42190680 breed Hereford chromosome 18, ARS-UCD2.0, whole genome shotgun sequence nucleotide sequence tcactggaaaaagactgtgatgctgggagggattgggggcaggaggagaagggggcgacagaggatgagattgctggatggcatcgctgactcgatggacatgagtctgagtgaactccgggagttggtgatagacagggaggcctggcgtgctgcaattcatggggtcgcaaagagttggacgcgactgagcgactgatctgatctgatctgatgctccttggaagaaaagttatgaccaatctagacagcatattaaaaagcagacattatttgccaacaaagaacCATCtggtcaaaggtatggtttttccagtagtcatgtatggatgtgagagttgaactattaagaaagctgagagccaaagaattaatgcttttgaactgtggtgttggagaagactcttgagagccctttgaACTGCacgaagatccaaccagtccatcctaaaggagatcagtcctgtgtgttcattggaaagactgatgttgaagctgaaactccaatactttggccacctgatgcgtagaactgactcactggaaaggaccctgatgctgggaaagattcaaggctggaggaaaagaggatgacagaggatgagatggttggatggcatcgccgactcaatggacatgagtttgacaagctccaggagttggtgatggacagggaagcccagcatgctgcagtccacggggtcacaaagagtcggacatgactgagcgactgaattgaactgaacagctTGGAAGTCTACCATGATTCAACTATAAAGGTTCAGCAGTTAACAAACATTCTCATAAGAGTTCAATGTATGGCTTCATTTGTCTCAAAATCCAAACCAAACTTTGGGTTGGTTACATTTTGTTCTTTTGGTGACTGCAAAGTAACAAGAACCAACATGTTGGGGACTGAATATATGAAAATTCTAGTTtatcaaacaaaaaaaattcccatCATATAGTGTGGATTCTAAACTAtttctgggtcttccctggtgctcagtggtaaggaatctacctgccaaggagGAGACATGGGAcagacccctggtctgggaaattcttacatGCTTTGAAGATatcctgtgagccacaactatacGACCAATaataaatgaacaagaaaaaataacttatttCAGAATGCTCCCAGCTCAAAAAGAGCTATCACTTTTAACCTTATTTCCAAAgttttttatttcctaatttttgcACATTTATTATTCCTATATTCACTTCATGTAAATTAGGCACATGCTATTAGTTTCATTTTGGCACAAGAGGACATTGGGAAATATAACTACTGTTCCATTATGGAATGTGGAGAGAATAACTCAAGTGCAAAGTATTAGTATATAATCCCAAATTTGTCTATTGTTTGATGTCATCATGAAAAGAAATTCTTCTATAATCTTTATACCTGGAGATCCTTTGGTGCATTCCTAGTTTCTGTTATGAAGTACTGAGGTGGCAAaaaactgtgttgttggaagaaacaTGATCCATTCACGGTTAtgggaaaaatgatacaaattttaTTAGATCACAAGACTTAGGATACATTCTGAAGAAAAGAGGAACAATATAAATGGCAGCAATCGATGAtgaaacagatacacacacatacttctcTGGTTCTTTTGATTCCATTTTTCTTCAATTTCCAAGAATAAGTTTCCATTAATCATTTATATGCAACGGTAATTGCCAGTTAAGGAAGAAAATGACCAGGATTTCCCTGCTATAAtttctcccacgtaatcagtctTCAGTAACTTGTCAATTCCCCTCCCATGAAAAGCCCAAGTCCCTTAATGTCCAGGTTGCTCTTTGCATAGGCTGATGGTACATCATTCAGTCCTATAATCATGGTGGCCTGTGTACAGAAGGGCATCCTGAACATAATGAGCATGCTGAGTCATGTCATGGCTTTACATGGTTTTCTGTCCCTGGCTGATCCTAATTCACACAGCATTGAATTTGATATTTTAGTGTCCCTGTTTACCCATTAAGGATGGATATTAATGACCACACCTAATGAATTCTGCCCCTTCATCTTACTGATATCTTTGTAGAAGCCATCATGAAAGTCCCCAACAAACCTATAAAAGTTTTCAAACTTTGTGGAAATGTCATAAAAAATAATGTCGCCTTCTCAAGAAAACTCAAGTAATTAAATACACACTGAAGATTAGGGGTCATTACCACAGGTGATGAAGTTGCAACACACTTATTATTCTGCCATAATTAGGTAAATTGTTGGAAAACTAAAGATTTATTAATCCTAAAATGAATCTTCTCATGTGATCTGTTGTAAGAATGTCCCAAAATTTTATGAGTCATTACAATTCTAAGGATTCTCCCCACGCCCCGAGAGAGGGGCCCGTGCCTTGGAAAGCGTCGCGGTTCCGGCGGCGTCCGGTGAGCTCTCGCTGGCCCTTGAAAATCCGGGGGAGAGGGTGTAAATCTCGCGCCGGGCCGTACCCATATCCGCAGCAGGTCTCCAAGGTGAACAGCCTCTGGCATGTTGGAACAATGTAGGTAAGGGAAGTCGGCAAGCCGGATCCGTAACTTCGGGATAAGGATTGGCTCTAAGGGCTGGGTCGGTCGGGCTGGGGCGCGAAGCGGGGCTGGGCGCGCGCCGCGGCTGGACGAGGCGCCGCCGCCCCCCCCACGCCCGGGGCCGCCCCCGCGGGGCCCTTCCCCCGCGCCACCCCGCGCCGCtccctcccgccccgccccccgctctcctcccgcccccccgcctccccctctccgcggggggcggggtgggggggcggcggGACCGGGGGGGTTCCCGGGGCCGGGAGCGGCCGGGGCCCCGGTGGCGGGGGGAGGTCTTCCCCCCGCGGGGGCCCGGGCACCCGGggggccggcggcggcggcgactcTGGACGCGAGCCGGGCCCTTCCCGTGGATCGCCCCAGCTGCGGCGGGCGTCGCGGCCGCCCCCGGGGAGCCCGGCGGGCGCCGGCGCGCCCCCGCCGCGCGCGTCGGGGGGGGGCCGGGGCCGTGCGCGGGGTCTGCCGGCcgtcggcggcggcggcgccgggGCGGGTTCCGGAGGGGGCCCTCCCCCTCCTCGCCCCCCCGCGCCCGCCCGCCGGCGGCCGCGCCGGGCCGCGCCGCGCCCCCGCCGTTCCCCCCCCCTCGCGGCCCGCGGCGGCGGGCGCGTCGGTCCCCCCCGCCGGGTGCGCCCCCGGGGCCGCGGTTCCGCGCGGCGCCTCGCCTCGGCCGGCGCCTAGCAGCCGACTTAGAACTGGTGCGGACCAGGGGAATCCGACTGTTTAATTAAAACAAAGCATCGCGAAGGCCCGCGGCGGGTGTTGACGCGATGTGATTTCTGCCCAGTGCTCTGAATGTCAAAGTGAAGAAATTCAATGAAGCGCGGGTAAACGGCGGGAGTAACTATGACTCTCTTAAGGTAGCCAAATGCCTCGTCATCTAATTAGTGACGCGCATGAATGGATGAACGAGATTCCCACTGTCCCTACCTACTATCCAGCGAAACCACAGCCAAGGGAACGGGCTTGGCGGAATCAGCGGGGAAAGAAGACCCTGTTGAGCTTGACTCTAGTCTGGCACGGTGAAGAGACATGAGAGGTGTAGAATAAGTGGGAGGCCCCCggcgccccccccccccttttcccgcgagggggcggggcggggtccGCCGGCCTTGCGGGCCGCCGGTGAAATACCACTACTCTGATCGTTTTTTTCACTGACCCGgtgaggcggggggggggggggggggggggggggtggggggggtggggggggggccgaGCCCCGAGGGGCTCTCGCTTCTGGCGCCAAGCGCCCGGCCGCGCGCCGGCCGGGCGCGACCCGCTCCGGGGACAGTGCCAGGTGGGGAGTTTGACTGGGGCGGTACACCTGTCAAACGGTAACGCAGGTGTCCTAAGGCGAGCTCAGGGAGGACAGAAACCTCCCGTGGAGCAGAAGGGCAAAAACTCGCTTGATCTTGATTTTCAGTACGAATACAGACCGTGAAAGCGGGGCCTCACGATCCTTCTGACCTTTGGGGTTTTAAGCAGGAGGTGTCAGAAAAGTTACCACAGGGATAACTGGCTTGTGGCGGCCAAGCGTTCATAGCGACGTCGCTTTTTGATCCTTCGATGTCGGCTCTTCCTATCATTGTGAAGCAGAATTCACCAAGCGTTGGATTGTTCACCCACTAATAGGGAACGTGAGCTGGGTTTAGACCGTCGTGAGACAGGTTAGTTTTACCCTACTGATGATGTGTTGTTGCCATGGTAATCCTGCTCAGTACGAGAGGAACCGCAGGTTCAGACATTTAGTGTATGTGCTTGGCTGAGGAGCCAATGGGGCGAAGCTACCATCTGTGGGATTATGACTGAACGCCTCTAAGTCAGAATCCCGCCCAGGCGGAACGATACGGCAGCGCCGCGGGATCCTCGGTTGGCCTCGGAATCCTCGGTTGGCCTCGGATAGCCGGTCCCCCGCCGTCCCCGCCGGCGGGCCGTCGCCCGCGTCCCCCGGGGCGCGGCGCGGCGCGCCCCGCCGCGCGTCGGGACCGGGGTCCGGTGCGGAGAGCCCTTCGTCCCGGGACACGGGGCGCGGCCGGAAAGGCGGCCGCCCCCTCGCCCGTCACGCACCGCACGTTCGTGGGGCGCCTGGTACTAAACCATTCGTAGACGACCTGCTTCTGGGTCGGGGTTTCGTACGTAGCAGAGCAGCTCCCTCGCTGCGATCTATTGAAAGTCAGCCCTCGACACAAGGGTTTGTCGCTCCGGGCCGGCCGGCGGCACGGGCCCGgcccggggcggcggcggcggcggcggcggcggcggtggtcCGTGCCACCGCCCCCTCGCTCTTTTCCCTCCGCGGGCCCCGCCTCTCCGTGGGCGGGCGGCGGTGTGTCctcggccccggccccggcctcGGCGGGGTCCCCTCGGGCGGTCGAGGGGGCCGCCGTCCTccgcggggcggggcggaggcTCGCGAGGGAGAAGGGGGGGCGCCCCTGGCGGCGCCTCCGGCCTCGGGGCGCCGCGCCCTCCTCCGCTTCCCCGCCGCGGGCCCTCGCCCGCGGGCCGGGacggggggcgggggagaggcGTGGCGCGGGCGAGGGTCCGGGGGCGTCGCAGGGCGGCCACGCCGTCCCCTTTCCCGGGGGGGACGCGCGGGGCCGGGGGGCTGGCGGCGCGCGCCTGTCGCCGCTGTCACACGCGTCCGCGCGCGTGTCCCTTCCCTCTGCCCGGggcggtgggggaagggaggagggcacgCGGGTGTCGGCGTGGCCCTTGCGCTCTccctttcttcaaaaaaaataaaaaaaaaaaagaaggattcTCCCCAATATGAATCTTGGGGGGAATCTCGAGAAAATACGTTTTCTTAAATGTGTCTCAAATTTGGTGTATCTGTACAGTTTCTGACCTGCATGAATCACCTCATTATGCCCAAGGTGTGAATATCTCATGAAAAAAATCATTACTTCTGTAAGCTTGCCCTCTCAGGTTCCATCATTTTGATCTTTGGGTTAAAGCTTTAGTGTGCACATTACTTCTGTGTGGTTTCTCTGAAAGATGTATATTCTGAAGTCTAGTGCACTCTGAAGCCTGCAGAAAGCTCTACACCATCCAATTCCAAGACTCCGCTTTACTATGCAGTCTTGTCTAATCAAGTCAAGCTGAAACTTTCTCCACCTCCATTGCATTTGTAAAGCATTGCTCCAGAGTGTTTCCCAACTTTGATGTTTGGGTAAAATTCTTTCCACAAATATTGTACTTGTGTGGTTTATCTACAGGATATATGTTCTTAGATACCTAAAGAGGGAGCAGTAATCGTGACAACTGAAGTAACAGTTGCATTTCTAAGTATAAAGTATTTGCTGAACTGAAATACagggcggagaaggcagtggcaccccactccagtactcttgcctggaaaattccatggatggaggagcctggtaggctgcagtccatgggggcgctaagagtcgggcacgactgagcgacttcactttcacttttcactttcatgcattggaggggaaatggcaacctactccagtgctcttgcctggagaatcccagggacgggggagcctgatgggctgccatctatggggtcgcacagagtcggacacgactgaagcgacttagcagcagcagcagagataaagGGAGTACCTAAAAGCCTTGCTACATATTCTGCACTAGTAAGCTTCTCTGTAGTATGGATGATCTGATGGTTGGTGAGATGTGACCCTGAGTAAAGGTTTTACATACTCATGTCACTTTTAAGCTTTCTCTCCAAAATGACTTCTTTACTGAAGCCTGAATTTGGATTGTTGCCTAAAAACCCGACACACTTATTACATTGATACAGTTTTTATCTAGTGTGAATATTCTCAAGAAGCCTAAGGTGTAAACAAAAAGCCTGGCCACACTGATTACATTTCTAAGTTCTCTCAAGTGTGGGTCACCTGATGTCTTTTTAGACCTGAATGCCACCTGAAGGATTTGCCACACACGTATTTGGAAGGTTTCTTTGCattatgaattctctgatgatgGGAATGATAAGCCCTTTATTGAAATCCTGGCTGCACACATAATATGATTTTCTCTACTGGAGGGATTGACTGTGCTCTGAATGTACGGATTATTGCCAGTCGGCATTTTCTGATGTTTTGTAAAAAATTGAACACGTTCCAAAAGCCTTACCACATGCATTATGTGGGTAAGATTTCAATTCAGAATTACCTGAGGATTAGTTAGGTCTGAATACAGAATCAAGGCTTTGTCATATCTACCACAGTTTTCCTCCTGACTTTTCTGAAGGCCAAAAACTTCATGTATTTTACTGCATTCACTACATTTGTAAGTTTTCACTTCATTACTGATTCTCAGATGGTCTGCAAAGTCATTCCTTGTGGCGATTCATTTATGTGGCTTCTCTCCTGTATGAACTGCCGAATGGTCAGTTAAGGCTGAACATGAACTAGAAGCTTTGCCACATTCATTTCATCTGTACGCTTTCTAtacagtatgaattctctgatgaattATAAGATCTGAACTCAGAgtaaaggctttgccacactcATTATATTTGCATGAAAATGCTTCTCATAATTGTTCCATTTGTAACAGTTTTCTCCACTATGAATTATCTGATGCTTCCTGTGATGGTCATTTCAAGTAAAACACTggccacatacatcacatttctATGCTCTCTCTCCTGTATGAACTACCTGATGGTGAGTTAAGGCTGACTGTACACTAAAATGCTTGTCACCATTGTTTCAATTGTAAAGTTTCTCTCTAATATGAATTCTCCAATGAACCGCAAAGTTTGTGTTTAGATTACAAGCCTCGACAGAGATCATATTTATGTTTTCTCTCCAATATTAATTCTCTGATGAATTCCATGTTGTGCACTTCAAGTAAAGCATCACCTACACACaacacatttatatggtttttctccagtatgaattctggATAAACTGCAAGCTTACCAATATGactaaaggccttgccacatacAACGCATTCATGTGCTtactctccagtatgaattctccaaTGAACTGCAAGGTTTGCAGTTTGactaaaggccttgccacatCCATCTAACTTAAAAGGGTTTCTCTTGAATATGAGTTCACCAATGAACTGCAAAGTAACAGCTGGAATTGAAGACTTTACCCATAGATACATTTCTATGCCTTCTCTCCTGTATGAACTGCTTGATGGAGAGTTGATGACTGTGCACTAAAACCCTTGTCACAATTGTtaatttgtaaggtttctctgcAGTATGAATGATTTGATGAACTGCAAGGGCTGATTTGAAACTAAAGACCATGCCACATGCATTACATAGTTATGCTTTCTAACCAGTATGAATTTTCTGGTGAAACGTAAGCCTTCCGTTTACTGTAAAAGCCttgccacatacatcacatttgtATGATTTCTCTTCAGTATGAATTTTACGATGAGATGGAAGGCCTCCATTTACactaaaggccttgccacatagatcacatttatatggtttctctccagtacgAATATTCTGATGAGATACAAGTCTCCCATTTACactaaaggccttgccacatatGTCGCacttatatggtttctctccagtgtgaattttccaattttttttttttttaagtaagagaaatcattttaatatatatattttcatttcagtcaATTCAACAATGATTTCTAATAGGCATGCAGACCCATTTAGTTTGCTTCAAATTTGTTTATATCTCAACATGCAGCAACCTTCCTAATGAGATAGTTGAGTTGAACTATTTATTCTTAAAGAGTACAATGTACCTTGTCCTCAAAAAGTTTTATCAACTTTAACATTTTCAAAGAGCCCTATGAGGCTGCTCAATATGGTAGTTTCCCCCTGAAATTTCCTATTTGGAGGATGGCAAAACAGTCTAGAATCTTCCCCAGGCTACTAGTTGCTTGTATTCATATCACAGCTTGGCTGGCTAAGAGGTAGAGACTGAATAATATGTAGATAGCCTTCAAGTCCAGCTGAATGAGACAGCTTCATTTTTAGAAAGGAAACCAAATCATGAAAACCCTCCTAATAGTATGATTTGTTCCAGGGTCCTTTTAAGAAGGGACATACTCCTCATGCATAGGACTTTTTATGGCCTTCTAGAATTTTCTGCTCCAGCCAGCGTTCTCTAGCCAGGTGACTTATTGAACTTGCTGCAGAACTGAAAGCATGAAGTCTCTTGTCTACTTTCATAATTAGAGGTGGTGTTAGTCTTCTCATTTCTGGCCAAATGGATCCGACCACACTTTCAACCCTGGTGGCTGCACGTCTTCTTGAACAATACCAGCTCGATTTATGGCTTGTTCCTTCTTGTACTCCTCCAGCTGCATTAAGGGCCGGAAGTAGATGGGGTAAAAGGCGGCGCCGATCAGGGAGATGAAGCCGCCGAAAATGAGAGCAGTGCGCAGGTTCCGGGACATGGCTCCAGCCGGGGCTACCCGGATTCTCTGAGTGCCCGGGACTCTCCAAACCCGGCTCCTGCCAGCTGGGTCCAATGAGTTCTAAGGCTTCCATTTACCCTAAAGCCCTggccacatacatcacatttatatggtttcttaccagggtccagccctggttggATCCAGTGATTCCCTCAGGATTACGGCATTGGCGAAAAGGatagaaatagagaaagagataaggaaagaattttgcagttaagaaaacagaggagagaaaagaggctgatattccttggtttacacagaaagctaataaagccccagcacaggacttgctctgttcacgtagactgcaggtgccctctcgaatcgCTGAAGAtaccccaccttaggcaccttctcaagtgggtcttagaagcccaggcaggaaagtgaacgcaGAGAGCCCCTGCACTCCAGGGGATtagcctgaaaaggaaaaggaaagagaaagaaagacacagggagaccaagctttgaacaaggcccgtagctttattttcaaagggagcttatataccttaagttgtgcatagaagataatagggggtgtgaaatcatgcaaagtcagcagtctttgatccttattgagaccaggctttcttttctgcaaatttactgtatacaaatggtttaggtgatttacatcatcttctggccagaaggcctgttaacattttatgactctgataaaggtttgtcaaccataagacttattttctctaagagcaattattttaaagtttggcgccatcctccgaaggtgttaaagttgcattcctatagggcaaaggtgcagtgggcttacaacaaaggaaagaatttattaccttaagggtctaaagttgttaacaccaaggccactacttattttttctatataccaactatattaattaatacacttccaagaatacaatacaggggatgtggaaacttggcagcaagtattggctcaacaatgaaatctactagttttattttaacaatttctaactctccaagaggctctatactatttgagtATCTTAAACTTCCCGTGCCTCTCGcagttgggagactgtaaacaatcgtatgcgtagctgtaggagtccaggtaaacctgtcaggcaagttagagagccatctgaggggtttggattgaaacactctttattatgcccaggaggctaattagctagagctctaagttgatttccttcagagaaaaggtggtcggggatagccccccgttaatgtcagaggagttggtgaaagtcatgaagcagtaaaacagacagactctggttttggggtagacactcaggcaggcccagaggggcacTCCTCGAGTTCTGGctcgccttgcccaccagaactctcccacatgaccttgtcatgggtggggactCCTGTGCTGGCTCCCGGGAGTTTCTCTCCAGAATGAATTTTCCGATGCGATGTAAGGCTTCCATTTACTCTAAAGGCCTTACCACATACATTACATTTATAgtgtttctctccagtatgaacccTCTGATGAATTGCAAGTTGTCTGCTTCGA carries:
- the LOC112442408 gene encoding translation initiation factor IF-2, producing the protein TVGFPWSAPVLSRLLGAGRGEAPRGTAAPGAHPAGGTDAPAAAGREGGGTAGARRGPARPPAGGRGGARRGRAPSGTRPGAAAADGRQTPRTAPAPPRRARRGRAGARRAPRGRPRRPPQLGRSTGRARLASRVAAAAGPPGARAPAGGRPPPATGAPAAPGPGNPPGPAAPPPRPPRRGGGGGAGGERGAGREGAARGGAGEGPRGGGPGRGGGGGASSSRGARPAPLRAPARPTQPLEPILIPKLRIRLADFPYLHCSNMPEAVHLGDLLRIWVRPGARFTPSPPDFQGPARAHRTPPEPRRFPRHGPLSRGVGRILRIVMTHKILGHSYNRSHEKIHFRINKSLVFQQFT
- the LOC100335467 gene encoding small integral membrane protein 20-like encodes the protein MSRNLRTALIFGGFISLIGAAFYPIYFRPLMQLEEYKKEQAINRAGIVQEDVQPPGLKVWSDPFGQK